A window from Methylocystis sp. MJC1 encodes these proteins:
- the crcB gene encoding fluoride efflux transporter CrcB encodes MGFLIVFLGGGLGAAARHGVNLLVARVTSSSFPFGTLAINVLGSALMGAIIGYFALKGDSPQQWRLFLTTGILGGFTTFSTFSLEAVLLYERGEMAVATLYVAASVGLSVAGLITGLWLLRQFS; translated from the coding sequence ATGGGCTTTCTCATCGTCTTTCTCGGCGGAGGATTGGGCGCCGCCGCGCGTCACGGGGTCAACCTGCTGGTCGCTCGCGTGACCAGCTCGAGTTTTCCCTTCGGGACCCTGGCGATCAACGTCCTGGGTTCGGCCCTGATGGGCGCGATCATCGGCTATTTCGCCTTGAAGGGCGACTCTCCCCAGCAGTGGCGCCTGTTCCTCACGACCGGCATCCTCGGCGGCTTCACGACCTTCTCGACCTTCTCGCTGGAGGCCGTTTTGCTGTATGAACGCGGCGAGATGGCGGTGGCGACTCTCTATGTGGCCGCGTCGGTTGGCCTGTCCGTGGCGGGGCTGATCACCGGCCTATGGCTCCTGCGGCAATTTTCGTAA
- a CDS encoding TPM domain-containing protein, producing MLLTEQDLDAIAQAIGKAEQKTSGEIVCALARRASDYAYVPPLWAAFFALVSPWPLAEFTDLSAKTIYAAQIGVFIVSALIVSWPPIRLALTPRLVKKRRAERVAIEQFFSRGISGTKGRTGVLIFVSFAEHYARIIADEGLNGKISDAEWKAALEPLLTCLAQRRCAEGFVVTIDECARLLARAAPPGEEGDELPDKVYVS from the coding sequence ATGCTGCTGACGGAGCAAGACCTCGACGCAATCGCCCAGGCAATCGGCAAGGCGGAGCAGAAAACCTCCGGCGAAATCGTCTGCGCTTTGGCGCGCCGCGCATCGGACTACGCCTATGTGCCGCCGCTCTGGGCCGCCTTTTTCGCGCTCGTCTCGCCCTGGCCGCTCGCCGAATTCACTGATCTTTCCGCCAAGACGATCTACGCCGCGCAGATCGGCGTCTTCATCGTTTCGGCGCTCATCGTCTCCTGGCCGCCGATCCGGCTTGCGCTCACCCCGCGCCTCGTCAAGAAGCGCCGCGCCGAGCGGGTGGCGATCGAGCAGTTTTTTTCCCGGGGCATATCGGGCACCAAAGGCCGCACGGGCGTGCTGATCTTCGTCTCCTTCGCTGAGCATTACGCCCGCATCATCGCCGACGAGGGACTGAACGGTAAAATCTCCGACGCGGAATGGAAGGCGGCGCTCGAGCCCTTGCTGACCTGCCTCGCGCAACGCCGCTGCGCGGAAGGTTTCGTCGTAACGATCGACGAATGCGCACGCCTGCTCGCACGCGCCGCGCCCCCCGGAGAAGAAGGCGACGAACTGCCGGATAAGGTCTATGTGAGTTGA
- a CDS encoding TPM domain-containing protein: MNAPALASRTLVLRGFLVFVFCLFAALALAAPNYPALTGRIVDQAGVIPEATRASLLTKLKDLEDKSSIQLVVATIKTLDGYDIETYANGLFRAWKLGEAKKNNGVLFLVAPSERKMRIEVGYGLEGTLTDALSKVILASAVAPKFKAGDYGAGIERGVEGIIEILSGDSAEWVKKAAPAPSMVDELLPLLIFALFVFIFIMMARSAGRPKDYRHYRRGGPPIVILPPSRGDWGDGGSFGGGSSWGGGDGGGFDSFSGGGGSSGGGGASGDW; this comes from the coding sequence ATGAACGCGCCGGCCCTTGCGTCTCGGACCTTGGTGCTGCGGGGCTTTCTCGTCTTCGTCTTCTGCCTTTTCGCGGCGCTGGCCTTGGCCGCCCCGAATTATCCGGCGCTCACCGGCCGCATCGTCGATCAGGCCGGCGTCATCCCCGAGGCGACGCGCGCCAGCCTGCTAACGAAGCTCAAGGACCTCGAAGACAAATCCAGCATCCAGCTCGTCGTCGCGACAATCAAGACGCTCGACGGCTATGACATCGAGACCTACGCCAACGGCCTCTTTCGCGCCTGGAAGCTGGGCGAAGCCAAAAAGAACAATGGCGTCCTTTTCCTCGTGGCGCCCAGCGAGCGCAAAATGCGCATCGAGGTCGGCTATGGGCTGGAAGGCACGCTGACCGACGCGCTCTCCAAGGTGATCCTCGCCAGCGCCGTCGCGCCGAAATTCAAGGCGGGCGACTATGGCGCCGGGATCGAGCGCGGCGTCGAAGGGATCATCGAAATCCTGAGCGGCGACTCGGCGGAATGGGTGAAGAAGGCTGCGCCTGCGCCCTCGATGGTCGACGAACTTCTTCCCCTGCTCATCTTCGCGCTCTTCGTTTTCATCTTCATCATGATGGCGCGAAGCGCCGGACGTCCGAAGGATTACCGCCACTATCGCCGCGGCGGCCCGCCGATCGTCATCCTGCCGCCGAGCCGCGGCGACTGGGGCGACGGCGGCTCTTTTGGCGGCGGCTCTTCGTGGGGCGGCGGCGACGGCGGCGGCTTCGACAGTTTCTCGGGCGGCGGCGGCTCGTCCGGCGGCGGCGGCGCCTCGGGAGATTGGTGA
- a CDS encoding Fur family transcriptional regulator translates to MSSHPPQDTAKTIAGLTPARRRALDILVEANRPVGAYEMIDLMASADGKRPAPVSVYRALAFLLDNGLAHRLESKNAFVVCGHCHGAEEPVVFLICEECGEVKEATSPGLARELSALTSEAGFKARTRVVEIAGRCARCAGA, encoded by the coding sequence ATGAGCAGCCATCCGCCGCAAGATACGGCCAAAACCATCGCGGGGCTCACCCCCGCGCGCCGTCGCGCGCTCGACATTCTCGTCGAAGCCAACCGGCCCGTCGGCGCCTATGAGATGATCGATCTCATGGCGAGCGCAGACGGCAAGCGGCCGGCCCCCGTCTCGGTCTATCGCGCTCTCGCTTTTCTCCTCGACAATGGCCTGGCGCATCGGCTCGAATCCAAGAACGCCTTCGTCGTCTGCGGCCATTGCCACGGCGCCGAGGAGCCGGTGGTGTTTCTCATTTGCGAGGAATGCGGCGAGGTGAAAGAGGCGACCTCGCCCGGCCTCGCCCGCGAGCTTTCCGCGCTCACCAGCGAAGCGGGCTTCAAGGCGCGCACGCGCGTCGTGGAGATCGCCGGCCGCTGCGCCCGCTGCGCCGGCGCCTGA